The DNA region CGCTCATATCCTATCTCCTCAGATCCTCCTCCTTCAATCATTTCATtcctgtcatcacctgcaactcatctcccatcagcccggAATTTTCCCGGTCTCTGTTCGTGCCGCACgtctctgccagattgtttgTGGCTTGTGTCTTCTTTCCAGCGTTCCTGCTTAAGTATTGATTTCTCGTTTatctgccctgcctgttttttttgggaTGTCGCCTGTTTGCGTGCCGCTTTTGGACCTGTTTGCCTGTTCGACTTGATTATCCAGTTTTTGACCTCTGCTGGATTCCTGGAACTCTCTCTTTGCCTGCCACCCTTTCTGATGCGTCTGTTGATTTGGACTGCCTGCCTGGTACAGAACAacaaagctcagtttctggatttgccttctcctgtcgtgcattTTTGGTTCCTACCTGCCCTGGCCCCCGACCGTTTCTCATAATTTGGAATGGCTTTTATACACAATACTAATACATTTACAAATGGTTAGctttaatattacatttcatgGCATAAAGATGTTTCAGAGCTACAGTGTGTGGGATTTAGGGGTTAACCTAAAATTATATATACATGCATCACCATTCTTAGTTAATGGACAATTAATGCTTACCGTATTTAAAAGATAACTATCTCTCCACTAAATAAAAGGATGTCTCATATGGCTTGAATTGATTAAGGAAACTTGCACAACTGCCTGATTAATCAGGCCTCTATGGTTCAGAGTTTGACCTTTGGCTCCAGTGCTCCAGCTACAGATAATCGATCAATATTAGTCTGCTAGCTGGCCTGGGAGCTGGAAAACAATTACACAAGTTGTCTCAGTATCATCAGCTGTACACTATAGtgtagtggtgtgtgtgtgtgtgtgtgtgtaaaggatTCAAAAGCATACGCACGGACAATGCTTGCTGTTGTTGCTCTCGTCCCAGAGGTCATGACCTCTGAAGTCAGAAGGCAGCTGACGTGTGTCAGACTATGGACCCTCCAATGGGGGCCGGCGGCCCCTGCTAAATAATAGGCACAGTccccaaaacaaaagcagacccACATTTAGTAGTGAATGGTGACCAAGTGGCTTCAAGAGAAGAAGGTTCCCTGTACAACATTTGCTCTTGAGGAACAGCAGCATAAAAATAGTAATGGTGGTAATAGAGCAAATATAGTCACACGCTGCTgtgatgttgtgtttttataaaatgtgaatacaatatgaaatgattcattATAACTACCTTTAAACAGCGTACAAAAAGAATGCTTACAACGAGATGCGAAAAACGTTCCAGTAATTAGAGgcagtgcatttattttatagaaacaaccaataaaataaaataaaataataaatatctgaATTTAATCAGTCAAATTATTGCCAAGCGTggagttttatatatatatatatcaataattattttctttgagTGAAAACGATAAGACGTCAGATAAGACTTCTGACGCAATACCCCAGCGGAGGAATCAAACCTCTGGGATAGGGCGGCGGAGGTTTGCCTTGTTGCTGGGATACGAGCGCAGAGGGTGGCGAATTAAGCAAGTAGTCCTTCACGGAATGAAACCGGACCTGCATCGGCGGACATTGTGGCTCCCGGCGTCACCGCCACAGCGGGGTGACCTTTCTCCCGCGTGAGCCGGAATGTCGCTCGTTTCCTCGCCGCTGTTTAAGACGTCCTGCACGCGGAAACAGCGCCATTTCTGTCGGCGTCCGTGATAACGTGATGCTACCGCAGCGGATTCCAGAGCCGGAGCTCGGAACGGCAGCGGGAGAGAACTAGCCGCTCCCCTTCACTTCAACCCGCGGCAGGTAAGCGGAGCAATCCTCTCTCTGCTCACCTTGTGTCGCTGCGTGTTTACGCCGCGTCGCCATTCGCCGTGTGGACGATGTGGCGTGCATTTTGAGGGTTGGTAGCCCACCGGGGGAAGCCgctcctccgcccccccccctctgtcacaACATTCGGACATACGAGAAAGCGAACTATTTTTTCTCACGTTTGACATTTCGCCCGCTTTGCGCTAACTCCCGTCATTTGAGGGGCGCTGCGGTTTGCAGCTGCGGTTTAGACCCGGCCTTAGCGTTCGCTAGCTAAGGCTAACTATTTAATGGAGAGCCGTGAGACTCGAGCGCCACCGTTTAGGAGATAGttgcacaataaataataactttattggTGTGACTCACTTATATGGCCTGAAGTGTGCGCAGTTCCATCTGATATGCAGTTGTTAAGATTACGTAAATTATTAATGAGACGCTTGGCGACAAGCGACGGCTAACTTGGCTAAGTTAGCTCATTAGCTCACTCAAAGGTCGGCGGTTCCGGCTAACCTTGTCGCTTGACTGCGAAGTGGCGATAGCTGGCTAACATTTATGCTATTACAGAAGTCGGTGTCGTTTCGAGACATTTGTAAAATGGCTGTTGTTGTGTTACATCAACGTAGTAATGACATTTATATTAGAATTCTCTGAATTAATTCCTGGCGGTAGTTGCGTTGCCGCACTCCGTAGCGCCGTGTTATTGCTAGAAATGCGCGTTTTCACGTTCCGGTACACCGTAAATAAAGTAGTCCGGTGACTTGCTATTCAGGACGCCAGACAATAACGCGCTGATTTTCACGTCGAGGCAGCTGTCTTTATAGGTTTGTGGGTTAAAGCGCAGTGAAGAACTAACTACCGGGGCTACAAGAAACAGCTGGGACGTAGACTACGGTCGGCCATATTTAAAAATGATCGATGAAGCTAGCAAACCTTTTtcgttgtttttattgtgtttttctttaattgATATTATACCCACGGAAGGATTTTGATTCCTTAAATGTCGTGGTCGCGCGCTGGCTTCTCATCTTAGCCCTTTTTGACGCCTCTAACGGGATAACCTGTAATGTGTCACTGTTGAGTGACGGCTGGCTCGGCCAATCAGATCGGTGCAGCCTCCATTTGCTCTTCACGACGTTCCTCAATCCTCTGCGGCAGAAAGAGTTGCTCGGCCCGTTGCCGAATCAGTTTGAGCAACTTAAATTAGTCCACGTTCAGGAGTTTTGTCTGACAAAACTTCCGGTTTTCTGTGATTTGCAATAGAGAATTGGAGAACTAGTAAATTTTAAGAAGTTTTTAGTGATCCAGTTTCAAACGCATGCTGTCAGTTCTTACAAAATTACATTGTCATGGTAACACAACATTAACAGAGCTGTGtggtgattaaaataaaatcagctgtCATCTGTTTGGTTTGTAAATTAATTGTTGCATTCATTTTTAAGGTTCAAATGTGAGTTGGTTCTGACCTCTTTATTGGAAGCATTCTTAGTTGATAGTCATTTGGAACGCTGCGTGTTTTAATATTGTGTGTATAAAATgtattcttgtgtgtgtgtgtgtatatatatatatatatatacataagaatacattttatttatatagcgctatTCTAAAAACTCAGTCACTTTACATGTGTgcataagataaaaacagcaaatcaatacaaacatatatattatatatatatattattgctgttatttctttttgtcactttgttttacatttgcagAATTCCTGACCTTGAATCAGCTGGATATTTCAGGTGCCTTTGCTTGAATGTGAGGCAGTTAGAATGAATAGGGAAATGCAAATCTCCTTGGTTAAACCCCGACTTTCTGGTACGGTGTCGTTGGTCATTTCTGTTGTCGAGGCGAGGAACGGTCATTGAATTATACAAACATCCCCGGCACCCTGAAACATGCATATACGGaaagaaaattaataattatataCAGTGGGATAATGGCAAAAAAATAcgtcatgaaataaaatctaatttccTGTTCCAGAAACGTTACCGTCATTCAGTaatgctttgtttttaaatgtctcacTAGTCCTTGTTATttgctgtttctctctgtgaAGTTTACATTTgggggcttttttttaatgcctctaTTCGATATTGAtaaatatttcctcttttctctgtttcAGGTTGTGAAGTAAGACACAGCCTCAAAAATGGACCCCTTCAACTGAGAAGCAAACACATTCTGTGTTTTGCTCAGCAGCGCGAGCCATGCCTGACGATTAAAATCccattttttccttcttcctcaaAGCAATAAAAGAATCCGACATGTCTCCACATGTAGAGCCCCTTCTCCGTTACGTCCCGCAGGAGTGACTGCTCCCTCTTCCCAAGGTTCCGTCTCGCCGTCTCCCCTTCTCCTCCGACCACCTGAAAGTAACACGATGCTGCTCCGCTCGAGAATGGCCGACACCTGAGGTCCCATGCATCCAGTGAGCACCGATTCAGACGGTCCTGCTCCTTCTGAAAACCTCTCCTGCCCCTACCCCCTTGTGGGCCCCTTGCCTGCCTTAGAGATGTCCTTGCTCCATTCCCTGGGTCCGGTGCAAAGCTGGCTTGGCCAGGAGCTGGAGAAGTGCGGGATCGACGCCATGATTTACACCCGCTATGTGCTGAGCCTTCTCCTGCACGACAGTTATGACTACGACCTGCAGGACCAGGTGGGCTTCCCAAATGTTCGAGGAATAGTCCttctggaaaaaaagagaaatgatttgttttgcGTTGACATGATAATGGGTGTCTTATTAGAGGAAGGCGTGACATTTCCAGAATGGCTTCCCTCCCCAAAATCacgtcaccatagcaacacttCTTGCCCCTTTTAACAGCGAACGCTGTCGCCGGCGACGGGAAAATGACTACATTATTAGACGTGCCATAGCTGTTTGAACTTTCATGCTATCGATGTAATTCCAACAGCTTCTGACAGCCGACGCGTGGTGCTGTCACTCCTGTAGAGTGCTGTATGTCTTTATGGAGATTTTATGATGGTGGCAGCACCGTATTTCAGTGCAGAACTGCGCTTCTCATGTTTCAGAATCCATTACGTCGATAGAGCGAATGGTTGAAGAGCTACGGTATTTCCAATGTCGCTTCCCGGTCGCCAGCAACGGCATCAGTGTTTAAGGGTTAATCGTTTCATTTTTGTCATTACGTTTGTAGATGTGCATATTGCTTTGTTTGTGCAATTTTTTTATGTGTATATAAACCAGtacagaaatgtaatttttaatttatttgtttaaatgtgattgtttttctGTCCAAGACTAATTTTTGTGACTATTCTCTCGGACAGGAAAATGACATCTTTTTGGGCTGGGATAAGGGAAGTGGGAAGAAATGGGGCAAGAGCAAAAGGAAAAGTGGGACCGACCTGAGTCTTGAGGAAATGAAGAAGCAAGCTGCTGTGCAATGCCTCCGTTCTGCATCGGATGAAGTAAGAATCTGCttttttctgttgcttttgttttgggAAGGTATCAATGAAATTCTTTAAATTTTGTTGAGTTTTGATTCAATCAGAATTCTGTTCACATTGACGGTTGCTTCTGAATCGTATCACATAATCAATACCCATTGTGAAATAACCAAAATAACAACTATGCAAATTTCTGTCCTAGTGGTGTTTTCAATTTGTTTCGTAGCTTTTTTGCGTAATAAATCTGAGTGAttgctgacattttcatttgttacCAGCGGCAGTAAATTGTGAGACTTGAGAATGACCCAGCATGAAGCCCGAGGGAGGGTCAATAGGAGTGTTGTGCTTCTCTCGGGACTGGGCAATGCAGTCTATTTTTTAACCGGCATATGCCGCACGGGATTGCAGCAGAGTTAGTCGGCTGTCAGCTGACCGGTAATAGCGCAATGATGCAAGGGGAAACGCGGGGCAGGAGAAAACGTAGCTTTTCGTGAGGCGGCATGGTAAGAATACTGGGCAAGAGTGACGAGGAAGTGAGTTAAGCAGATTGTAAGCCTGGTGCTGGTGAGCAGCTATTTATATTTCCTTTGATAGTGCAGACTAATCTCGTGCTTTTAACGCAGTTGGCTTGTCATAATGTTCGGTATGCGTAAAGCTGAATATTCAAACTTGTGTTAATATCTGTGTCGGGACATTGTGAGGTAATTGCGCATGGTGTTGTTTAGCCATTTTTGTGTTATGTTTTAGAAAGCATGCCTTTACCATTGCTAAATATAGCACAGTCATGGCGGCGCATGCCTAAGCTTTCACAAGTCAGCTGGTTTGACTTGTCTGCCCCGtgctgtttgttattttgtttgAGGACTGTTGGGGGTACATTCTTACGACAGGTTGTTGGGTGTCATGGTTAAcatgaatgtttttaaagggtATCAGTCTCGGCTGTTTCACAGTTAGAGGTGCCATTTGATCCTATTCTATCCTGTTCTCTTagtgtttaaaacatttttaatgtgatGGTGTTATTGGCTTTgccatatttttcattttgatctCTCAAATCTGTTCTTTGACTTTTTCATTGTACAGAACTCTGGAATCGAGAGCTTGGTTGAAGAGCTTTGCTCTAAACTAAAAGaaatccaaaacaaacagaaaggtTTGGTTGATATCTTTTGTCTTAAATATATTGAATTGAATATATTGAGTTAACAAAAATGATCTGATGTCTTAATTTTTCAACAGAGGACAAAAAGATTCTAAAGAAATCTGATGGCTCCCAGTCTCCAGAGCGAGTCGAGTCCCCCTCTTCGAAGGACCAAGTGGAAATGTAAGTTTAATTGTGGACACTGTGTATCAAGTTGTGGGTGGAGACTAAGGACGCATCTAAACCGAGGCTCTTCTACTTGTTTGTTTTGACGGCAGGTATTATGAAGCATTTCCTCCTTTGTCAGAGAAGCCTGTTTGTCTCCAAGAGATCATGACGGTGTGGAACAAGGCTAAGGCCTGCACGTACTCGAGTTCCTCATCCTCCGCCGCTCCGCAGACCAGCACAGACACGTCTTCGCCAAAAGATTGCAACAGTGACGGCGAGGCCGCGAAGGAACGGAACCTCGAGGCGTGCGGCGCCATCACCGCCGCGTCCAACGAGAGAAACCACCAACGGCGAAgcaagagggagaaagaaaaccGATGCCGCGGCGGTGCAGCAGTGGAGGAAAAGTCCGGCGTCCATTCTAAGAGACAGACGAGACACAGATCTGAGGGCAAATACAGACCCAGGTCCTGGTCATCTGGCTCTAGCGAGGGAGGCTCCAGCTCAAGTGGGAACCAGGGAGACTACAAGTCATCGAGAAGCAAGGCGGTTAGAATAAGGCACAAGTCCAAGGAGGCCACAAAAAACAAGAGAACCCGCAACAGCGGCCAGGTGAAGGTGGTAGACAGAGACGAGCGAAGGAACGGAggagggagcagcagcagcgccaccgCAGGTGCTGCCAGGCAACCGCAGCTTTACAAAAAGGGAAAGAGGCCGCTGAAGGAGATCCGCAAAGATTCAGGTTGGAAGGAAGTTCAGAATACTAACAAGAACGAGTACATGGAGGAGCCGCTGTGGTACACCGAGCCCATCACAGAGTACTTTATACCTTTCAGCAGCAGACAAAGCAAGCTGGAAACAAAATATCGAAACCAGGTCGAGTGTCCAGACGGTTTTGCTTTGTCGACCGACACGGAGAGGCTGCCGGAGAGAATCCAGGGGATCTGCATTGCCAACGAGAGCCGCCAGAGAGCGTACCTTGCAGCAGGCTCGTTTGTTGACGGGCACTTTGTGGAGGGGCCCGGTGAGGACGAAGCCGCCGAGCTCACCGGGACGTCGGACTGCCCTCAGCCAGAGGATGGTAGAGATTTAGATGACGAGCATCTGTCTGAATATACTCACTTCTATGAAGTTGATATTTATCAATCCATATTGGATACTAGTGCCTCAGACTCTGTACAAGAGAGTCGAATCTTAAGCATGATTCGACAGAAAAGCAAGGAGCAAAGAGACGTCGAGGCCGAATGTTGTTTAGTGTTAGATGGTCTTGAGCAGCAAGGGAAAAGTGCAATTCGGGCGGACTCGCAGGAAGCTTCAGGGTCTGTTGGGTTCTTAATGGAGGATCTTGGGAACGTGGCTCAGTTGTGGGGATGTTTTTCACCCTCGACTTCAGAAGATATAGATGGAGAAAGCTTCATAGGAGATTCTCCGATTCGACTCTCCCCCCTTCTCGATAGTGTTTCGCTTGCACTGAGCAGACTGTCCGGTAACGTGGAGGAGCCGCCCGCTCCCGACGCCGCCGCTGAACCGACTGGTTTGAACTCGTCCTGCTTCTCTCTTTTCGAGCTGCAGTACGACAGCCCTACTTTTTCTTTCCCCCGCGACTCGCTCGCCATCGGTTACGAGAACAACACGGATTC from Brachionichthys hirsutus isolate HB-005 chromosome 23, CSIRO-AGI_Bhir_v1, whole genome shotgun sequence includes:
- the kiaa0232 gene encoding uncharacterized protein KIAA0232 homolog: MHPVSTDSDGPAPSENLSCPYPLVGPLPALEMSLLHSLGPVQSWLGQELEKCGIDAMIYTRYVLSLLLHDSYDYDLQDQENDIFLGWDKGSGKKWGKSKRKSGTDLSLEEMKKQAAVQCLRSASDENSGIESLVEELCSKLKEIQNKQKEDKKILKKSDGSQSPERVESPSSKDQVEMYYEAFPPLSEKPVCLQEIMTVWNKAKACTYSSSSSSAAPQTSTDTSSPKDCNSDGEAAKERNLEACGAITAASNERNHQRRSKREKENRCRGGAAVEEKSGVHSKRQTRHRSEGKYRPRSWSSGSSEGGSSSSGNQGDYKSSRSKAVRIRHKSKEATKNKRTRNSGQVKVVDRDERRNGGGSSSSATAGAARQPQLYKKGKRPLKEIRKDSGWKEVQNTNKNEYMEEPLWYTEPITEYFIPFSSRQSKLETKYRNQVECPDGFALSTDTERLPERIQGICIANESRQRAYLAAGSFVDGHFVEGPGEDEAAELTGTSDCPQPEDGRDLDDEHLSEYTHFYEVDIYQSILDTSASDSVQESRILSMIRQKSKEQRDVEAECCLVLDGLEQQGKSAIRADSQEASGSVGFLMEDLGNVAQLWGCFSPSTSEDIDGESFIGDSPIRLSPLLDSVSLALSRLSGNVEEPPAPDAAAEPTGLNSSCFSLFELQYDSPTFSFPRDSLAIGYENNTDSSSCLDPHSHKQSRLLIWTKNSAFDETEHCSNLSTRTCSPWSHSEETRSDNEQGNVQTEDAAQIGVEDVDCMIPPLSGTYLEDEILDFLQENAGGKCEEAIVSPASKQTFTKKSKLESICGIALEEDESKRYSTGMFSDNTNQRGEDYSSGIIKDIWTAIGDNSVPSRQGAEKPSEGLFSNEASGYCCSCLEVQARGVPVQGPQKRAVQRSEYHLWEGKKQERDSAKTKPPVVDGAGDYMTPSKPWDSNSNKESTSFILGGVYGELKTLSGDKNWAVVPPSGTRDSLLQCAAAAAASSSDVLAITGTDVFMNAGSCFAPGHRPLWRPLVSFGQSDQAIRGGGDGLNKGFSFIFHEDLLGSYGSLHSEERGLDYPFASFNLNNPFSQVLHVECSFEPEDMASFSPGFKPKSILCSDSENEAFHPRLYGINRTQYRAIRISPRTHFRPISASELSPGGPSDSEAETDKEELSFPVLAPVDIFDDPQADLKPLEEDAECEGPYYGKLELESGKFLPRLKKSGMEKSAQTSLDSQEGSSALLPIAEQEVCLDCKTAASASASAAGGETAISPGKIQNEESSAEKQSCLRAPAGQSPKYGIAYDLVGDLPEFPLLNVSGQGRPGSQQDECWWQNTLCSPFFPGPQCTGSSNI